Part of the Lagenorhynchus albirostris chromosome 19, mLagAlb1.1, whole genome shotgun sequence genome, GGAACCCATCCATCTTCCTCAAGGAGGGTCCACGACCCTTGGAGGAGGTCATGCAGAAGTACATCAGATACGTATGTCTATGcactttttcaaaacaaacatttctcaCTGTCTGCCACATTGCTGCAGAAAGTGCTTTGggtgagcccccagcccccagcagctctccttttcttttcttttttaaaaaatttattatttatttatttatttatttttgactgcgttgggtcttcgttgctgtgtgcaggctttctctagttgcggcgagcgggggctactcttcgttgcggtgcgcaggcttctcattgcggtggcttctcttgttgcagagcgtgggctctaggtgcgcgggctttagtagttgtggctcacagactcagtagttgtggcttgcaggctctagagcgcaggctcagtagttgtggcgcacaggcttagttgctccgtggcatgtgggatcttcccggaccagggctcaaacccgtgtcccctgcattggcaggcagattcttaaccactgtgccaccaaggaagtccctctccttttctttttagtgTAGCATAGCATTGGGTTTCCCTGGCTGCAATGTGAAGAGCAGGGTGCTGGGGAGGCATGGCCCTATCATTGCCCCCTTCTAAAGCTTTCAAGGTGTGAGGATCATAGCAAGGGCTTCTGGATCCAGGATGCTGTTGCGGCCCCAAACACATGATATCTTTCTCTTAGTCTCtgtcaccccctgcccccctacacatacacacgcatGCACAATGACAGTGGTGTCTGTGTCACTCATGCCAGTGGGTTGGCACCAGAGGAGCCACAGCCAGGAGGAGCCATTGTAGCTGTTGTGAGGACAGATTCTCTCCGTAAAGACGTGTCAACTGGTCGTCAGTCATAGTCACTTCTAAAAGTCTTCTCTTGCTAATTCCTAGAATGCTTTAGCCTCTGACTTAGGAAATAGCCTAACTTTGACCCTCTCCTCAGGTAATAGCTTTTTCTTCTCACCCGGGGTTTGATGGTAGTGCCCGGGCATTTCCCTGTAAAGGAGGTTTTTGACACCTGCACTATTTCCTTGGCACTGCCCCGGCACCCTGTGAGACTCTGACCAGCTGTGCATGTCTGTCGGCAAAGATAGTGAGTGGTCCTCAAATTCCTCAGTGAGTTGGGCCTGAGCAGAGAGTGCAGCCCTCACCCTGAGCAGACTTCCACCCTCCTCTTCAGTCCTGGAGCTCCTACCCACCTGGGGGGTCAGGAGCTTCTCAGATCCTCAGGCTGCCATGGGCAGTTGTGGCTGCCATGACATGTGGGTGTCCCCAGGGCTGTGCAAGCTGGGGGTGGTCGGAGGCCCTGAGGCCTGTGCCCAGAGCTGGGCAGCCTCTGTTCTGGAGCCTCTTCTGCTTGATGCTGCAGCCTTCATCCTCTTGGTTCTGGGTGTCCTCTTGGGCAGGTTGGCTCTCCAATGGCCTGGGTCAACCAGAGGCAAGGGGGGCTTAGCTCAGTCTAGGTCGGCCGGTTGGCAGGTCTGTGGCAGGGAAGGCACGTTTAGTAGTGCCAAGCTTGCTCACTGGCTGAAAGGTGATGTTATCCTTCCTTCTCAGCCTGTCCCTTGGCAACTCCTCAAGGGGGTGTGTTGGGCCAGAGAAAGGGAGCAGCTTTCAAGCATAGGCAGGGCTGCTTCTGGTCCAGCCAGGTGCCTTCTGTCCCAAACAAGCTGAATCAAGGCCTTGCTGCTGGCCGTGGCTTACCCACGTATCCCTTCTTTGTCCTGAACATGTGGTCGCACCTCCAAGGCACTGAAGACATAGGCCTTGCTGGAGGTATTAGAAGATTTGATAGGGGGCGAGACGGGGAGAGGGTTCTGGGGGGCTGAGGCACCCTTTACCCACTGCTCTCCTGCCTGCCCCAGCCAGGCCGACTTCCACTGGGTATCCCTGGGCAGTTGTCTGGCCTCCCTGAGCCTGCATTTCCCAGTCTGAGTAGTGGTAACTACTTGTTTAGCTCAATGAAGTGACAAGTAACATGTGCAAACATGCTTGGTCAATGGTGCTGGGCTTTTCCCATGTTGGGAGAAATTGGAGACAGGCTGTTTAAGATGTGGGAGGGGCAGGCACTCACCATGGTTATAAGGAGTAGAAGAATCTCACCCCTGTCCCGGGGCTGGTCCTGCCACACCAGAACTTGGCTGTTCCCCACTCCCTGCCTTGGAAGATGCTCGGCAACAGGTCCTCTGTGGTAGCTGATGCAGGAGGAGCTCCAGGCGCATGTGGACCTTAGTCAGGCTGTCCAGTGGAGTGTGCTCCTGACTGTGGGTCTCAGTTGTGACCCCCAAGCATTGTGCCACTAACTAGAGGAGTAGATCGCCAAGATGGAGAGGGCTCTTTTATGGGGTCACACTGCCTCGGCTGCAGGCCCCTCCGATGCCCCCTTGGAGCCCCTTTTCCTGCCATCAGAGCAGAGCTCAGGCCTCAGAGCCTGCCTGGGCAGCAGGGGGGCTCATGGCAGTTCTTCTCTCAGGCTGTGCAGTATGACAACCACTACACCAACACCAAGTACTGCTTGTGCCAGATGCTACGAGAACAGCTGGAGTCGCCCCAGGGGAGGTTGCTCCATGCCGCCCAGTCTTCCCAGGAAATTTGGTGAGAGGGGCAATGGGCTGTTCATCTGTCCTTGCAGACATTACCCAGACTTGACCCTGAGCCCTAAGCTGACTCTACGAGGGGACCCAGGACACAGCTTCTGGAGGTGGATGTGCTGGAGTGGGGAGGTGGTACAGCTTTGCCTCACAGAAGAGGGTACTTTCAAATCTTTAGAACTTGCCATCCCTGGACTGATCTCAGCAGCAGAATTTCGGGAACTAGTGCACTAGTAGGATGGAGGAAGGTGAGGGCTGGGCTTGGGAATccctggggaggaaggggctTTCCTGGTAACAGATCTGTCACATGCCAGGCCACCAAGATCCAATGGTTAGGAGAGTTGGGGTTGTAGAATGGAGCCCCTGGCCTGAGCCGGCACCCACACCCCATCCCTTTGCAGTCTGAGAGGCCACCCCTTGATCCTCTAGATCTGGTAGAGCTACAGCTCAGGTGGTTGACATTTGGGGCCCCTCACAACCTGGTCTAGTGCCTGTTCCCACAGCTCCCTGTCTGCCTGTGCTTGTACAGGGTCTCCTGCCTGAATGCTGTCTCCCCCGCACATTAGCTCTCTATACTCTCCTTCCTCCAGAGAAGCCTTTCTGGACTAGGCTTGCCCTCAGGCAGCCATCTTCATGAATGTCCTCCAGCCCTTAAGATGCTTCCTAGAGGGAAGAGCCTTGCCAGAACCTTCCTCCTCACCCTGGGCTTGTGGTATTCATTCTGTCCCTAGCCCATGTAGCTTAACCAGCTCGACCCAAGTATCTTGTGAACTCAAGAGGATAACTCTCAAGAGTATCACTTTGTAGCTCTGGCTGGTACCTCAGTTTAGGCTTGGCCTGTGTGTGGTCAGGCCTCCGTGTCTTCCTCCCACGGGCCTGCATGAGGACAAGGCTGTGCATACCCCCAGCGCTTGGTCAGTATAGCTCAACTCACTCACTGCTGGCTAGGGACACCTGACTGTGTGTTCCTCCTCAGAAGAGAGGCTGCAGGTGGCCTTTGGAATCTACtccacccagcccagcctgccCTCCAGTGCTCATGCTCAGGGACCTGCATTCATTCTCCATCTGTCAGTTCAGGCTGATCACAGGGGTGTGTAGAAAGCACCTTCTGATGGCTAGGCCCTGGTGGTGTTTGGGTATATGTGGGGGGCATTGCTCAGTCGTGGGGCCCTGGGCTCCTGCAGTAGTTTCCTGAATGCTGGCTCCACTAAGGGGCTTCCCCTACTCTGCTTGTCCCTTCATAGTGAGGCCTTTGGCCTTGGTGCCTTCTATGAGGAGACCACACGAGAGCTGGATGCCCGGCGGGCCAAACTCTTGGCCAGGAGCCCGGAGGAGGTGGAGGAGCCAGCTGAAGATACCTCTGGTATCATTAAGATGGCTGTCAAGTTTGACCGGTAGGTCTCCAGCTCGGCCTCAGCTTGGGCCAGGGCCAGTGTCCTCAGGTCTGACTGGGCCAGCAAGCTGGCTGCCGTCCATGGTTAATGCCAAGCTTAGGGACCACACATCTCCTTGGTTTGGATGCTTGTTCTCAGTTTTCAGCAACCCAAAGAAGGCACTTTGAAGAAGACAGTCGCTGAAAGCCCAGGCAGTGCTGTCAGGGTTGCGCATGCTTTCCCAAGGGTGACTAAACTATACCTTTTTCCTGACCCACCCCTTCCCACAACTCAGGCTGGGGAGACTTGTCCCCTCTGTTCCTCAAAGTCTGTGTTTTCTCCTTGGCCCTCAGGAATTAGCTGCCTGCAGGGAGCTCCAGAATAGCAGCAGGACCTGAACCCTCACCTGGCTAAGCAGCCTACCCTCACTGCCCCTCGCTAGCCCTGTGGTGCCCTCTCTAGGCAGAAATAGCCTCAGGCCAATTATTGCGTCAGACTGTGACTCAGCTTTGAATGGGGCCCTCATCCTTGTCTCTGTGATCTGGAATCTGAACCTTTCTGGGGTCCCCAGGGCCAGACCAGGAGTTAGTCTTGTCTGGCAGAGTCTTGGGAGGAGGGATGTAGGCACAGCTGTTGGGCAGTCATATCCAGGGAGAGCTCCTGGTGGGAAGCTAGAACATGGCCTGACTCTGAAACTGGAGTCCACTGTGCCCAAGGCAGCAGCGGATCACCCTGACACTTGGTGGACATAATCAGGGTGGGCCCTGAGCTAGATCCTGAGACCACTGTATGGCCGCCTgtgtccccactcccacccaacTCCCTCCTGATACTGTCTTGAGAGGCAAATTGTACCTTCCTTCTTGGCTGTTGAAGGCTGTTTTCCAGGCTGGAGCTCAGAGTGCTGGAGTTCACTTCCCATTCCAATTCCCCAAACAACTGAAGCCCATCTTCCCTTTAGGTAGAATTGAGGCCCCAAGCCACTGGTGGGACAGAAATGGGAGCTCAAGGGAATAGGTGCAGGAGTCCGAAGGCAGGAGTTTGCTGTCTCAGTTCCTGCAGCTCCTACCAGGAACTGAGTAGGGCCCCTGCTGAGGAATGGAGTTCTCATGGTAGGTGGGCCCTGAcacctttccctccttccctaggAGAGCATACTCACCCCAGATCACCCCCAAGATGTGCCTGCTGGAGTGGTGCCGGAGGGAGAAGTTGGCACAGCCTGTGTATGAAACGGTGAGTTCCTGCCTGTGGCCTGCCCTGCATCCAGCCCACAGCACTCCCACAGCTAGTGCCACCACCCCCAGTCCACCCACGGCTCGTACGTGCACTCCAGACTGCTTGGCTGGAGCCTTGCTTTGCCTTCTTTGCCTTCTAGCTCCTTCCCTTTGACAGTGGACCTGTTGTCTAGTTCTGGTCACTTTCATAAAACTGAACTAGAGGCCTAAGTAAGAGGCTGCTTCAGCCAGTCCCTTCAGTGGCATTGCTTAGGCAGGAGAGACTTCTCTGGAGAGGGCCAATTGGCTTAGGAAGGATGCTCAAACCTAAAAGTTAGACTGACATGTTTTTGGACCAGGCCTCAGCCAATGGGGCACAGAATTGGTCCCCATGTCTGGGGCCCCTCAGGGGAAACTTTGAGATGGTCTTGCTTCACTTTCTTTGGTCCCCATGGCCTGTTTAGGTTGCCTAGTCTCTTTTGGACTGGCCTTCTGACCTCCAAGCTTGTATCTTCTGGGCCTTGGGTTCCCTTCTGCCAGAGTGACTTTTCCAAAACGAATTTGCTTCTGTCCCCCTTGCTCACATCCTCATCAGCTCCTCAGCACCTTTGGGATCAAGCCCTACTACCTCAGCCCAGAGCATGAGACCCCCATGTGTCTTTCTGCTTCAGGTCACATCCACTCAGCTCTCTGTCCGCCACATCACCTGGTCGCTCTGCCAGGTGTACCTTCTTTGCCCCAGTCCTTGTCCCCTCTCACCGCTTTGCCATCTGGTGAACTCCTTCTCATTTTGGGGGACCTGGCCCACCCAGATGTCAGTAGGAGGAAGCTCCATAGTCACATGCAGCTAAGGGCTCTGACGGACCTTTGCTTAGGTCCATGACAGAACTCCTGACACACTGGGATGTCACTGACTGTTTGTGTATCTACGTTTCTTCCCTGGAAGATGCACTAGGCACTTCTGCTGGGGAGGAGCATGTGATACAGGTAGCCTTCATTTGATTTAGGTGGGAAGTACTTCCCTCCAGGGCTTGGCCCTCTTGCTCTCATGCAGCCAtccctgtttccttttctctctctgtaccAGGTTCAACGGCCCCTGGATCGCCTCTTCTGTTCTGTTGTCACTGTTGCTGAACAAAAGTACCAGTCCACCTTGTGGTGAGTTTCCTTATCAGTGGGCATGAGGCTTGCAACAGGGCCTGATCCTCGCATTGGCCTGGGAGGGTTAGGGGGATGGTGTACCTGGGCAGTGGCATCCCTGGGTGATGACCCCTTCCCTAGTTTTGTCAGAATCTCTGCCAAGGGCGTGTAGAGTCAGGCCTCCCAGACTCTAGTCCTGTAACCAGTCTGCCTGTCTCCCTGCCTTATTGCCCCATGCCTCATCTGCCTAGGGACAAGTCCAAGAAACTGGCGGAGCAGGCTGCAGCCATCGTCTGTCTGCGGAGCCAGGGCCTCCCTGAGGGTCGGCTGCGTGAGGAGGGTCCCTCCTTGCACAAGCGCAAGCGGGAGGCCCCTGACCAAGACACTGGGGACCCCAGAGCTCAGGAGCCAGTCCTGCCTGGGGAGCTGTGCAAGAAGCCCTTTTTAGCCTTGGCAAGTGGTAAAGAGAGCCCCCTGGAAGGCTGGTGACTCCCGTCCCTACCCTGGtcagcccctccctgggcctggccCTAGGATGGCTATGGGTGCAGAGCATCAGCCAGGTGCCACTGGACAATTTGCTGCCACTGCTGACAGGAATTACGAGGTTCTGGCCTGGGCCAGCAGCCTGGAGCACAGGCCAAGGGATCCCCAGAGTGCCCATCTCCTTTGGTGGGTCTGAGTAGCAGAGCCAAGTTCCCAGTGACCTCagtattttctttgaaaacaggAGCTTTTCAGGTGGCACCTCCCCAACCTGACATTGGTACAGTGCAATAAAGACCCTTCACCCTTACCCATGGCTGGTTGCTTCAGCCTGACACCTTTACACATGGACAGATGTCCTGGCATAATTATTCTGCTTCCACCCTCTGTGCAGAGCTGGGGCTTTCTAAAACATTTCTCCTACCCATCCTTATGAGTCTAGATGGAGGTGGTGGGTTGGTTATCACCTTTAATGCTCACTGGACTTGAGTTGAGCCAGGAAAGTCCAAGAAGCCCATTCTCCTGATGGTAAACCTGAGGTACTGGCCGTCAGTTGGCTTTCCTGATGAGAGGTGATATGGAGTCTGGGGGAACGATTAGGGTATCTGGTGCGCTAGTAAGGGACCAGCTCAGGTGAGGCGGGGTGCTGGGTCTGACCCCAGCTAGAGCTCAGACCTGTGAGGTATCTGCTCTGAGCAGAGGACACTGGAGACTGCTGATGGCAGCAATTTGGGGCCCTTGGGATTGCCCGCCCATgccactgcccacccccccctccgcccccaccATCCCGTTCGGGCCGGAAGGAAGTGGCAGattctctttaatttccttctggCAGTGAGAAGCAAACAAACAGCTACCACATCTTATGGGGCCTCCCCCCACCGCCACCGCCCACTTACTGGGAGGGGCGTTCTGACCAAAGGTCCCTGCCCAGCACCGCCTCTGCTTCCTCAGCTGTAAACATGCTGCTTTTCCTCCCCTTTTCAAAGCTCTGTGAGGAGGGGGGGATTCCCTTCTGGGTCAAGGCCTTGTTTCTCCCATCTACTCAGGGTCAGGCCCCTGTGCCAGTCAGTACCCCCAGCCCTGATGACCTGAATCAGGGGTTGGGCAGGTAAGGCCCCTGTCTCAGTCCCGGAGCAGCCCCTCCATGCACCCATACTTGCTCTTCTGTTTGCAGATAAGGATACCAATACCAGTGGCCTCCCAGAGCCCATCActctttgaccttgggcaagtcacttctagTTCTTGCTGGGCCCAAGGGCCCTTCTCTGAGTGGGATCAGCTGTTCTCTTCCTGCTCGAGGCTGGCTGGAGGATAGTCTCGCCCTATGATAGCGGCACTGTGCAGCTAATGGGGTCACTCCATACCGAGGCTGCCCTAACtaacttcccagaccagtgcttcCAGAGAAGGAGCCCCACCCAGGAGAGAGACTGAGGCTTGGTTCAGTCTCAGCCATCAAACTTTAGGcacaatttatttgatttttcttacAAAAAACTGTTTCAGTCAAAATGCCCCCTTTGCCTTTCCTCATACCCCAACTGGAACAGGACAGACAGAGTGGCCCCAGTGGACCCCTCAGGCATCCTGAGCTAGTCAGAACTTGTGGGAGGACCCTGTGTGGGCCAGGTACCAAGTCTTAAGATCCACTTCCCTGTTGGGGTTGGGCTCTGTCCTCAGACCTCTTCTCCCACCAGTGTGGTTTCCCTGGGCAAGCCCCTTCTCTGGAGGGGTCACGTTCATTTCTGGGCtatggggaaggaaaggcaggggtAGAGGTCAGTCGCTAAGATAGAGTTTAGAGTGTGGGGACTTCGAAGGCCCAGGAAAAGTAGTGGGGAAAGGGTTAGTCACAGgggagcaggtggggaggggctaGTGTGTGTTCCTTGACTGAGGACGTCTGGCAAAATCCTGGCTGAATATGTTGGCCCTCAAATGGTCTCGCTTTAGCACACCTCAGTGATGCCTGCCCTGGTCTCAGAGAGACCTGCCTAAGAGCTGGGACCAACTGGGAGGGCCCAGTCAGGTCTGAAAGCTCCACCCACTGTTCTCATCATGCCCACCTTAAACTCAGGCCACTTAGATGCCCAAACCCCTCTCTGGTCTGGTAACCACCATACTTATCCATCCATTCCAGCTACCCTGATTGAGGACTTCCTCCTAGCTCATCATATTTTGGGGACACATGGTTTTCATATGAGCACAAGAGGGAGGgacaaggctggagagggtggcaGGTCTTCCAAAGGCCACAGCAAGCAGACTGGACTTGGTGCAAAGATGGGTGGGTCATCTCTTGCCCCTGCAGTCCTGCATACTCAGTCCTTCCAGGTGTCACTCCTGCTCAGAACTCCTCCATGGCTCTCTGTTGCCCCCTGGATCAAGTCCAAACTCCTCAGCCTAGCGCTTGAGGACAAAGTGCTGACCCTGTCTTCTCAGCACCATGTGCTGACTTCAGCAACTAACTTTCTTCGATTGTAGTTGGCTGGTCATATCGCCTCTGCCCGGATTGAGAACTGCTCAAGGGCACTCCTTGTGTCCCCTCTGGCCAGCCTGGGCATGGGGGTAGGGAGCAGGCACAGAGGAAAAATCAAACAAGAGCTTGTGTTGGGGGGATGTGTGCCATGGAGAGGAGGATCTTTTCTAAACTCTGACTTTCCTCCAAGGCTCCTATTTGCCCTAATGTGGAACAAGGGGGGCTGGACTGAGCTAAGCTGTACCATTCCATGGCTCAAGAGGCCACAGGAGAGCCTTCAGCGATGAGAATTCAGGGCCAGGCCTGTGGCAGCTGATGAAAGGGATGGTTTTCCTCAGTCTCGAGCCTGGCTGGCATGCacacaggagggagaggggacccACACAGTCCTTGTCTACCAGCCTGGCCAAGTCTGGGGTTCTATCTGTTGCATTGGGTCCCTGGGCCTCCTGGTTTCACAGGGCTCTCAGAAGGCTGGAGGTGAGTCAGATGGCCTCCTGCCACCTAAGAGAGCTTTGGAGCTGACCTGACGAGGAGCTTATGGGGGAGGTCCTGGACCTGGCTAAGGAAAAGGGGTGGAGAGAGTTTGTATACTGATGTCTGTGTATTGATTCGTCACAGCCTGCAGAGCTCCCAGCCACTGCTGCCTTTCTTACAAAGGTGGTAACACTCTTCCTGCAGTTGGTGCCCACCCCCTGCCTCAGCCCTCATCACTCCAGGTTAGGATTCTCAGTTTCCTCCAGAGCAGAAACCTTCCCCAAGACATGAGCCCTTTTAAGTGTTCTCCAGGTGCATGGTAGCTGGGAACACAGATGCATCGCTAAGCATTTGATGAATGGGTGAATTTTTCAAGCCACCTATAGCTTCTCTGGTCCCCTCCCAGTGGTGGGGCTGACGGGCCCATGATCTCCCTCTTGCCTTCCCCCCTGGCCTGGCTGGCTGAGCCCCTGGTTCAGGTAAAGTCATGTGTTGACGGCAGAGGGGTTAGATGAAGGTCCATTTTCTCCATCCAGATGATATCCTGGGAGGTATTGTGGGGGGGTGGTAGGGGGCACACATCCCAAAACTGCATCGTTTTATGAGGAGGAGAGGTGAGCTGGCTAAGCTTCTGGGGCCTTTTACTATACTAAGGGTCATGTTACATGTAGTACTAATTGGCAGACCAACCATCTGCCTGGGGCCGAAAGCTGTAAAGTTAGTGTGGAGTTTGGGCTCGAAATTCCACGCTTAGGCCCTCAAGGTTGGATATCCTTTGAAGGCAGGACTGCTTATTGGAAGGCTATTTCACCCACTTAATACCATTTGCTCCCTCTCCTTGAGTACTGTTATCTCCTTCTGCCTCtaaccttcccctcccccactccaatCCAGAGATTCAGAATTCTGAACATGGAAGTCTCCTGCTGGAAACCCTTTTGTGGCTCCCTCCTGCACTCAGGATAAAGTTCAGATACCTTGCAGTGGCTTGCAGtaccctgctccttcatctggctTTACCTTTGGCTTCTGTTCACTGCGTGTACTCTCTGGTCTCCAAGTCTTTGGAAATCTGTTCTCTGCCTGGAACCATCTTTCTCACTTCTTGCCCATCTCTCCAATTCTTACTTAGCCTTGTGGACACCTGCAGCCTGGGAGATTATAAGCCTTC contains:
- the DUS2 gene encoding tRNA-dihydrouridine(20) synthase [NAD(P)+]-like isoform X2, whose amino-acid sequence is MIVNSLSLCYHNKLILAPMVRVGTLPMRLLALDYGADIVYCEELIDLKMLQCKRVVNEALSTVDFVAPDDRVVFRTCEREQSRVVFQMGTSDAERALAVARLVENDVAGIDVNMGCPKEYSTKGGMGAALLSDPDKIEKILSTLVKGTQRPVTCKIRILPSLEDTLSLVKRIERTGIAAIAVHGRKREERPQHPVSCEAIKAVAETLSIPVIANGGSHDHIQGYLDIEDFRQATAASSVMVARAAMWNPSIFLKEGPRPLEEVMQKYIRYAVQYDNHYTNTKYCLCQMLREQLESPQGRLLHAAQSSQEICEAFGLGAFYEETTRELDARRAKLLARSPEEVEEPAEDTSGIIKMAVKFDRRAYSPQITPKMCLLEWCRREKLAQPVYETVQRPLDRLFCSVVTVAEQKYQSTLWDKSKKLAEQAAAIVCLRSQGLPEGRLREEGPSLHKRKREAPDQDTGDPRAQEPVLPGELCKKPFLALASGKESPLEGW
- the DUS2 gene encoding tRNA-dihydrouridine(20) synthase [NAD(P)+]-like isoform X3 encodes the protein MLQCKRVVNEALSTVDFVAPDDRVVFRTCEREQSRVVFQMGTSDAERALAVARLVENDVAGIDVNMGCPKEYSTKGGMGAALLSDPDKIEKILSTLVKGTQRPVTCKIRILPSLEDTLSLVKRIERTGIAAIAVHGRKREERPQHPVSCEAIKAVAETLSIPVIANGGSHDHIQGYLDIEDFRQATAASSVMVARAAMWNPSIFLKEGPRPLEEVMQKYIRYAVQYDNHYTNTKYCLCQMLREQLESPQGRLLHAAQSSQEICEAFGLGAFYEETTRELDARRAKLLARSPEEVEEPAEDTSGIIKMAVKFDRRAYSPQITPKMCLLEWCRREKLAQPVYETVQRPLDRLFCSVVTVAEQKYQSTLWDKSKKLAEQAAAIVCLRSQGLPEGRLREEGPSLHKRKREAPDQDTGDPRAQEPVLPGELCKKPFLALASGKESPLEGW
- the DUS2 gene encoding tRNA-dihydrouridine(20) synthase [NAD(P)+]-like isoform X5, giving the protein MTVNSEVLNLMKCRENDVAGIDVNMGCPKEYSTKGGMGAALLSDPDKIEKILSTLVKGTQRPVTCKIRILPSLEDTLSLVKRIERTGIAAIAVHGRKREERPQHPVSCEAIKAVAETLSIPVIANGGSHDHIQGYLDIEDFRQATAASSVMVARAAMWNPSIFLKEGPRPLEEVMQKYIRYAVQYDNHYTNTKYCLCQMLREQLESPQGRLLHAAQSSQEICEAFGLGAFYEETTRELDARRAKLLARSPEEVEEPAEDTSGIIKMAVKFDRRAYSPQITPKMCLLEWCRREKLAQPVYETVQRPLDRLFCSVVTVAEQKYQSTLWDKSKKLAEQAAAIVCLRSQGLPEGRLREEGPSLHKRKREAPDQDTGDPRAQEPVLPGELCKKPFLALASGKESPLEGW